One Mus caroli chromosome 6, CAROLI_EIJ_v1.1, whole genome shotgun sequence genomic window, TCTACTTGCTACCCTGTTTtaatccattcctctgctgagaatgtTTAGGTTGTTTCTATACCCTAGTTATTGTGACTAGGGTGGCATTGAACATGGCTAAGCAAGTCTGTGGAGtagaatgtataaagaactaGGATATTGGGTCAtatagatctttctttctttcaagtatacatactttttgttttgttttgtttttcaagacagggtttctctgtgtagccctggctgtcctggaactcactctgtagaccaggctggcttcaaactcagaaatctgcctgcctctgcctcccaattgctgggattaaaggcatgtaccaccactgcccggcctacaATTGACTTCTATGAtggctgaaataaaataaaaatgaatttgttcTACGTTTAGGATATGTCTTTATAATCGGGGCATTTTGCCTTGTATTTCTTTTCAGCGTATCTCTACTGTAAATGGAGATACCTGTGAGAATTTTCTTATATATGTGACTCACCTTTACTTAATACTGCTAAAGAATAGAAACTGCATGGATGGATTCACAAATAAGGATCTCATAATTCTACCCTCCTATCCTTATTCTGGTATTGATAAACAAGCCTGTTCATCACTATCATGTAACTAGCATGGCTGCATTATTTTGATGAATTCATTGTGTAAGTATGATACCTAACAACTACCATGTTAGCTATGGCTGACAACTGCTTTATACCTAGCAATGCTAACTGAGAAGTACTCTTGAGAGCATATCTTCATAAATATTATGATCTGAGAATAATCTCATTGTTTACAAAAGTGAAAACCTGGATTACAGGGGAAAGAAGAATTAGAGTGGATTTAATAAGTTTCTCTATAGGCCTTTATATGCATGTAAATAATTATTGTACAAAGTAAAATGATAAGTACATATTATATTCAGGGCCTTGCTTCATAGTAATATTGACAGTGCTTAAATCTATGATGAATATCTTACATAACTGACTTATTGACTAAAACTTTGTGATTGTAGAGATTTGAAATGTTATAGATCCAAAGGCAAATTATCTTTTGCAATTTTTAGTCTTTTTAGTAGCAATCTATTGAACACCTGTGCATCTGATCATATATCCTTTCAACTATGCGTAAAAACAGACCATTCACTTCATAGCTAATATTATCAGGTAATATGCAAAACCTTTATTAGAGTTTGACTTGCTTTGCTGTAGCCCACTGAGATGCCTACCAACATTACTATAATACATATGAGAAATGCATTgatttatggcttttttttccaTAACTAGAAAAAATTCATGAAACAACTTCCATGATGAATTGCTATCTGGTGCAACCAAAATTTATATTCCTGGGCCATGTTCCCTAATATTTGGCTCAGAATAAATTGTGATTTCCCTGAGGTAAAAGATGTGCTTTGCATTgacaacctaaaaaaaaaaaaatcaattagaaaCCTCCAGACTTATACATATTGACAGTGCTTAAATCTATGATAAATATCTTACATAACTGACTTATTGACTAAAACTTTGTGATTGTAGAGATTTGAAATGTTATAGATCCAAAGACAAATTATCTTTTGCAATTTTTAGTCTTTTTAGTAGCAATCTATTGAACAATAGGcaatatctatttatctactttggaatttttttaatgaaacctcCTTTGTTGCTTAGAATGTTCTTTCCTATTGTTTTCTACAGGCACACTAGAAATTGTTGTATTAGTTTTCCAGACCTTATTCTGCCAGAATCTAACGTGTGtttaagaaaaatggaagaactgatgcaagatgggggggggggggaaccaggaTTAaaaggtatatatacatacatgtgtgtgtgtagggagagagagagagagagagagagagagagagagagagagagagagagacttaaacCATGCAATTTGGCTTTGTGCATGTCAGCACATGAAAATTCAATATTTCCTCCAGCATCGGTCAACTGTGAGACTTCTGACCGTTTTGTGCATAACATCCTATATCTGAGAAGAAGATCACTatctaagaaaatgaaagattctTCATGGAGAAGACTGTAAACTCACCCTCAGAAGACCCTCACATTTTCTGGCTTAGCATTGTGTAAATCATTTATCTATGGGACAATACTTTATAACATTTGACAAGTAAATATGACTGTCACTTGAAATCAATGAATTAAGGAGCTATCAAGATAGTATTAGATATCTTGCATTATTTATGGGCAGTGGCTTCCCTCATACAGAGTCTATTTATGGTCATTTTCATTGCAGAATCCAAATCTGGATGCTTAGGAAATGGCTTCATAGCAGTGTTGGAAAttgtgaactggaaaaaaaagaaagatatcttCAGTGGACTAGATCCTCATTGCTCTGGACCTCTGGAGATTCATTGTATTCTGGTTTGTAATTataactatatttatatatttttttttcattcagattTGTTGATCAGTGAGACTACGGTCAAAATAACTACTGTTTTATGGGAAGTGACCAATCATTACAACATCTGGCTTCCTACTTGCCTCAGCATCTTTTATTTTCCCCAATTGACAATTTTTTCCAACTCTTTGTTTCTTCACCTAAAGTGGAGAGTTAAAAAAGTGGTTCCAcaacttcttctagcctttccaaaattcaaccacaggggtccctgacttaaatccattggttgggtgcaaggatctgcatctgtctgattcagatgcttgttgggtttCCCAGAGGACATCTATGGTAGACTcatgtctgtaagtacatcatagcatcagtaatactatcaggccttggagtcttcccttgagatggatcccaagttgggccagtcactggaacTCCTTTTCtacagtctcctctccatttgtGTCCATGCAgttgttttagacaggaacaattctgggtcaaagttTTTGACTGTTGAATGACAACCCTAtgcctccacttgatgccctgcctttctacagGAGGTAGATTCTaaagttccctctcctcattgTTAGGTATTTCCTCTAAAGTACCTCCCCAACTTTAtattctgagagtctctcacctcacaGGTCTCTGGCATATCTGAAGTCTGAGGAgcacaaccccataggaaaaccaccCATTTCAACAAACCTGGATCTctgagatatctcagacactgaaccaccaaccatgtagcatacactagctgatatgagacctCCAACactatacagcagagaactgccagcTTTggtttcagtgagagaagacTCTCCTAGCCCTCAATACAGTTGAGGTCCCAGGCAGTGGAGAGGCCTGGTGGGATGGGGTTGGGTTGGGGCAGTTGGGTTGGGGgccatcctcttggagacagggggaagaTGAATGAGATAAGGAACTGTTGGAGGGGAGATGGGGATAAAGACTGTactattaaaaaaagattaaaaatatattttaaaaagtttttcctctgttgaggggcatctaggtttctttccagcttctggctattataaataaggctgctatgaacatggtggagcatgtgtctttcttactggttgggacatcttctgaatataggcccaggagaggtattgtgggatcctcggtagtactatatccaattttctgaggaaccgccagactgatttccagagtggttgtacaagcttgcaatcccaccaacaatggtggagtcttcctctttctccacatcctcgccagcatctgctgtcacctgaatttttgatcttagccattctgactggtgtgaggtggaatttcagggttgttttgatttgcatttccctgatgattaaggatgttgaaaaaattttcaggtgcttctctgccattcggtattgctcatgtgagaattctttgttcagttctgagccccattttttaatggggttatttgattttctggagtccaccttcttgagttctttatatacattggatattagtcccctacctgatttaggataggtaaagatcctttcccaatcagttgTGGTCTTTTGTCTTactgaaggtgtcttttgccttgcagaaactttgcagtttcatgagttcccatttgtcaattctcattgctgttctattcaggaatttttcccctgtgcccatatcttcagaatgggtacagaaaatgtggtacatttacacaatggagtactactcagctattaaaaagaatgaatttatgaaattcctagccaaatggatggacctggagggcatcatcctgagtgaggtaacacaatcacaaaagaactcacacagtatgttctcactgataagtagatattagcctaaaacttaggatacccaagatataagatacaattttctaaacgcatgaaactcaagaaaaatgaagaccaaagtgtggacactgtgccccttcttagaattgggaacaaaacacccatggaaggagttacagagacaaagtttggagctgtgacgaaaggatggaccatctagagactgccatatccagggatccaccccataatcagcttccaaacgctgacaccattgcatacactagcaagattttgctgaaaggacccagatatagctgtctcttgtgagactatgccNgggcctagcaaacacagaagtggatgctcacagtcagctattggatggatcacNGGGCCCCCAANggaggagctagagaaagtacccaaggagctaaagggatctgcaaccctataggtggaacaacaatatgaactaaccagtaccccagagctcgtgtctctagctgcatatgtatcagaagatggcctagtcggccatcagtggagagagaggcccataggtcttgcaaactttatatgcctcagtacaggggaacaccagggccaaattATAGGAAATATCTAAGAACTTTCTGGGATATTATGTAAATCCTAAGAGtgggagaaataaaatattggtCATACATCCTCAATCCATGGAAATGATATTGATATAAACATACAAACTTTTTATATAACCCTATTGGAACCACTTGCTTCTGTATTGTCCTTCAGCTATTGAGAAAAGATTCTGATATCCCCCAGGAATTGATTGTGTTTTCATGGAATAGGAATCCACTTTCATTTGGTCTAGTTTATCATCCTAAACTAGAAAAGATTAAATAGTAGGAAGAATAATTGTCCTCTTAATGACATTCATGCCTCCAATCCTAGAATGATTCACAGTCCAGACAACTTGCTCATGGAGTACTACTGCTAtgcctgctttctttctgctttctaccCCAGAAAGCAACACTACATAAGTAGATAACTAACTTGGTTGGTCTTTAGGTGAGGCAATATAAGGTTTGGTGGACAACATCCAGAACCCCTCACACAAATATAGTGAGAACAAGTAAAACCAAAGAgggacattttaataaaataaaaaggaaaaaacaaaacaaaacaaaaacaaaaacatgtaggAGGCTCAAGGTAGGCAGACCTTGTTAGGTATTGGGACAGTTTAAAGACCACAAATATTTGTATAGTGCAATTTGTATTATGCAAAGGTTTGATTTCTGAAATTTTAGCGTTTAATAGTTGCAAATATCTTCAAGAATTTTCTGTAGGTTCCAGTTACTCTTCCACTGTCTAGATTGTTTTCTTATGTCTCCTTGATACCCATGGATGCTGAGATCTAAAGATTGGTTGGTTAAAAAGTTAGAGCTAGTCTTTTCTCTCTCAAACTCCAATATTGCCTTCTGTATCTGATTGGAACTTTCTGGACATATAAAATTGAGAATGTAGGAAAGGGACTCTGTCCCCTAATATTGGAAACAATATAAATCCTTTAAGTTATAAATCACATTTGGAAATTAGCAAAGATAAACAGTTAAATTAATTGTAAATGTCCAAGTGTTTTGTGCAACATCTCACAAAGTCTGAGTGACTAATAAAATCCAATGCTTTTCAATGTATAATTGCCAATTTAATTTTATCAGAAGATACAGCAATCTATTATATTGGCCAAGgttaaaatagcttttaaattactttattaaCATTAATTTTACATTAATAATCCTAAATTAGTCTGTAAATTTTTAATactgctttcttattttcttctgacCAGAAAGAAGTTGACTACGGACAATGAATCCATCTTTCTTTCTATGGAACCAGCTTTAACTCAGTGTGGAAAAGATAGGACCTGAACTCTGGGGAAACTGATGTTTTATGAAAAACACATACCTGACTCTGAATGACTTTTAAGTCTTCAATGGCTAGACTCTTGATTGAgcacaaaaaaatattttaaattcatattcatTGGACAGGGATTTTGTAATATTTGTATCTCAGAACTCAAGATGGCATAATCAAATTTCCTAAATCTCAAAAAGGTCAGAGATGCAAAAGAGTAGGAATGAATTTCTTGATTTTCATACCACAAATACGGGCTGTCCTTTGTTTCTAAATCATCGGCTGACTATTTTACCTCATGGTtatcacataaaaatattatctgAGACTCAAAgagaactgaagagaaaaatgtaacaaGAATGTAGGCAGATTAAATGCCAAATGGGAGATGTTTTGCTTTCCTTATAATCAGACattgcaggaggaggaggaaaaagaggagaaatattTAGCTACACAGTGTACCATATACCAGCCATTCAATCAGTACAAGGGGAGCAGTCATATAGGATTTGGGCTTTCTTTGTTTGAATATGGTACCTGTTCTGCACAGTATCTCCACCATCATACTAATTGCAGAGTTTGTTTTGGGAAATTTGAGCAATGGTTTGATAGTGTTGAAGAACTGCATTGACTGGATCAATAAAAAAGAGCTCTCCACAGTGGATCAAATACTCATTGTCTTGGCAATTGCAAGAATTAGTCTCATCTGGGAAACACTAATTATATGGATTAAAGATCAACTAATTTCATCTATTACtattgaagaattaaaaataattgtgttcAGCTTTATACTGTctagccacttcagtctctggCTTGCTACAGCTCTCAGCATCTTCTATTTATTCAGAATACCTAACTGCTACTGGCAGATCTTTCTCTACTTGAAATGGAGAATAAATCAACTGATTGTTCAGATGCTGCTGGGAAGCTTGGTGTTCTTGGTTGCAAATATGATACAGATAGCCATCACTCTTGAAGAGAGGTTCTATCAATATGGAGGAAATACAAGTGTGAATTCCATGGAGACTGAGTTCTCAATTTTGATAGAGGTAATGTTATTTAACATGACTATGTTCTCCATAACACCATTTTCATTggccttaatttcttttcttctgctaaTCTTCTCTTTATGGAATCATCTCCAGAAGATGCCACTCAATTCTAGAGGAGATAGAGACCCTAGTGCTACGGCCCACAGGAATGCCTTGAGAATTTTGGTCTCCTTCCTCTTACTCTATACTATgtatttcctgtctcttcttataTCGTGGGTTGCTCAGAAGAATCAAAGTGAACTGGTTCACATTATTTGTATGATAACTTCACTCCTGTATCCTTCATTCCACTCATATATCCTGATTCTAGGAAATTATAAATTAAAGCAGACCTCTCTTTGGGTAATGAGGCAACTGGGATGTAGGATGAAAAGACAGAATACACCAACTACATAAGGCAGCCAAACAGTCTATTGGTTTTTAGATAACAAATCTAAATCTATGAGGAAGTAGTTCAATAACATTTTTCCCCTTGACATGGAGTAgcaggtgtttttttttattattattattagatattttctttatttacattccaaacgCTATTcggaaagttccctgtaccctctccccacctccaacttcttggccctggcattcccctggagTATCAGTTTTTTATTACTCAAACTATCTCACTGACTAAGGCTCATAAAACAAGTTATTTTAACACTAATTTCAATTAAATCAAAGGTAAAGTGTCAGCACATGCTTTTAAATCACACAATTCCATCAAATTCAGCATTCAGGAGAGggtgatctctgtaagttcaaggacagtccaGTTTACATGGTCATTTCCAGGACAATCAGAAATACATACTGGGAGCcagcctttaaatttttttcaattaattcaAATTTTGCAAGATTTCCTTTTATGAAACTTATGTAGGTAGTGTTGCCGAATCATTTGCATCATGTATGAGGAATTATTGCCCAAGAGTTTATCCACAGAATAACAAAGTTTCTCTATCACCATCCTGCCTGAAGACAAATACACCGTAAAAAGGAGTCAGTGGTAGTGGGAGGAAGACAAACCAGTCTGATGGAGGTGCTGGGAAACAGCTATCTGCTTTCAAATCTTCACTGTGTAATCTTGATTCTGGTTGTTAGGAATACAGTTTAGTTTAGAGCATAGTCTATATCTAGCAAGTATATAAGTTTTAGTAGTATATGGGCTATACTCAAAATAGTAGAATTTACTTACTGAACTGTATAGATTCATTTCTTGTTACAGGAACAAAATACCCtagcaaaagcaatttaagggaaaaaagttttatttcagcCCACAGTTCAAGAATACCTATAGCCACATGGTGCTTTCAATGTTCATGGTggctatttctttctttgaagttGTTCTCAACATGTTGGctgctttcagaaaataaaaattgatagCTTCTGTACAAAACCatgacatttatatttaattatgttgtgcatatgtatatttatgccaAGAATTTTAAACTATTAGCATATaacaaatatgaatatataaaattttttataactattttgttgttgttcctggaTGATATTGGTAAGTGGTGTTCTACAGGTGTGTTGGAGAAACCATTGAAAATAATTCACTTTAGCTTTTCATGACCTATGAATGGTTTTCATTATTGagcattataaataaaacttattGGTATTCACTATCCTTGAAGAACAATTCTTTcagtctgatttctttttctttgcttaaaaatatttatgaaataactTTGCTGGCATTTTACCCATGAAGTGTCAAAATTTAATGTGTGCAGTGAATTCACTTGATTTAACTTCAAGCAAGAGCAGGAAATTCACTATCCTTGATATTGACAATATTCACTTATGAGTGCCTTTATCTGTAAATTTATCTAATCATTCTCAATATGGGATTGCTAGCCACATTATAGAGAAGGTCATATTTTTTGGTTAAGTTTTAACTTAGCTTTAATAACAAAACGGTATTTGATTTTGAGTAGGAAATAACTCttccagaacaaaaaaaaatattttatgtttctggaATGACTAGTATTTTTTCTAATCAAAAGTATTCAATATTTTTCAGagctcaatttaaaataaatgcagtcaaatatactaatactaatactatcCAAATACAATATATCCTCATGTTGTAAGAAAAAATCTCAAATATGAAAATTCTCAAATATATGATGGGTATTATATGTGACAGTTTAATGTTtattctctttgtattttgtttacaGTAAGTTAACTATTATTTCTCTTGGATGGTGTTAAAGTAGGAGTCAAATATTGATGCTATGCTTTATTTCAACACCACACATAGCACAACCAGAAAAAATGCTAATGAAATTAGTATACTACATGCTTCTTTCCAAAACAAGAGATCACATTctcttttgcttaaaaaaaaagtagattctttttgttgttgctgtttacaTCGTTTGTTCTATATTCTTGCTGAATATATAAGGGTGTAagctaatgcttttttttttctctgaacttGTTTCCTTGTCAAGGCAAACTGGGTACTCTATGTGCATCAACTCATTCAGAAGCAATACAACATGCCCACAAAAATGTTACAAGACACTATGTAAGTTTAAAAAATGAGAGTGggataatcaaaaaaaaatgttttccttataattcTAGAGTAAATAGAATATTAGTCCACCCTTAACTATTTGTCCTGACCTCTATGCAATTTATAATCCACATATCAGCACCCTAATaaccttatttattttctaatacctAAAAGACTATGCACAGCAGAAACACCCATAACTATAAAAATAGATTAGTTACTTTGAGTCGATGAAAGTTCTGGTTCAATAAATAACAGGCATAGtgttaaacaaaaattaaaaaaaaaaatccttcatacCACTGTCCAAACCCTCCTCCAATTTCAAAGGCATATGATAATAAACATTAAAGCTTGGCTTTATAAATGGAAGAAATGTGAAACTATATTTACTGACCTATgttgcattcaaatatataaaatctacACAGTGCATAGAAAAAACCTATGGTTTTAAATATGTTAAAGTTTTAAGTAATACAATTCATTTCATACATATGAGGTGAGTCCCCTGAAGACAAATTCTGTGAATGGGAATAATGCAGCAAGACAATAATAAGATTTATATCCATTAAGTACAAGTACATGAAAAAGCTCACATCACAATGAAGAGCTGTAAATGTGTGAAATGTGGGAAATGCCTTCAATTGCTTCAGctattttcaaagacaaaatcattcataagggaaaaaatgaacaaagagcAGGAAAAGCATTGCacattttaattttggaaaatacACACAGCAGAGAAATCTTTTAGGTTGTCAATTATACATTGGGGTCTTCAGTAGTTCCAGATGCAGTTAAATAAGTACAGCAACTCATAATGAATGAAAATCTCATGGAAGCCAAGAATGTGGAAAATCACTAAGTAGTTCCAGTAACTTAAAGTAAACAGCATTCACAGGAGCAAGAAATTCTATGATAAAATCTTTCTGAGAGGCATTTTAAAAGCCTGAAAATTCATGAAATatatcacagaaaaataaaagttgtatAAGTAAAGTCAATgctggaaaacatttatttgttaaaACTTCATTAAGATCCAGAAATAATCCAGAAAtcgtattttttttaaatgtgggaaCCTCTAGTCATACATCTTTCTAAAATACCTGATGACGAATAGTAgcataaaaacaaagagacatAAACACAGAATCTAGACATAACTTTTGTGGCCCTTACATTACTTTCAAGCAATGGAATAAACACAGTACAGTTGAAAAAATTAGTGAATATGAGAAATATTCAAAAGTTATCTCAACAACACTTAAAAGTGCACAGAAGGTGATGGCAGTTCCATTTCATGGTAAGAGTTTATAGAACAGACCCAACCAAGGCTACTAGCTGAACCCCTAACAAagaaaaactacacacacacacacacacacacacacacacaccaggagctGGAATAGAGATTCAGCAGTTAAAAGGAATTGCTAGTTTGGAGGGGATCTAGTTTCAATTTCCAGAGCCACATTGTGTGGCATAatcaatcatctgtaattccaaatTCAgtggatccaataccctcttttgacttcttcatgaagaaggcatgcatgtggtacactaTCAGGCAAATCATTAATacccctaaaataaaataagtatttaaaaatttaaatagatacAAGTATACAATGTATAAGCAAAATTTGTAGAAgggtatttttactttattaatttgtttaaaacatttttttactcTGTGGAAGTTTCATAAATTCACACTATGTATGCTGATCATCTGGACGCATCACTACCTCCCATCAGCTTCCCTATTGCACCTCACACTATCTCCTTCCCACCATCATaatctatttctatatttttgatattaattTTTCCCCAAACCCAATTAGTGTTGTTCACATGCAAATGGGTATCTACTAAGGCATGAAAAACTAATAATGCCATATCTCTAAAAGAGAGTGACTTCCCCTTCCTAATTATTCATAA contains:
- the LOC110295536 gene encoding taste receptor type 2 member 124, yielding MVPVLHSISTIILIAEFVLGNLSNGLIVLKNCIDWINKKELSTVDQILIVLAIARISLIWETLIIWIKDQLISSITIEELKIIVFSFILSSHFSLWLATALSIFYLFRIPNCYWQIFLYLKWRINQLIVQMLLGSLVFLVANMIQIAITLEERFYQYGGNTSVNSMETEFSILIEVMLFNMTMFSITPFSLALISFLLLIFSLWNHLQKMPLNSRGDRDPSATAHRNALRILVSFLLLYTMYFLSLLISWVAQKNQSELVHIICMITSLLYPSFHSYILILGNYKLKQTSLWVMRQLGCRMKRQNTPTT